A DNA window from Roseovarius sp. Pro17 contains the following coding sequences:
- a CDS encoding HPr family phosphocarrier protein codes for MSATVTRKLKIVNVKGLHARASAKLVEVVEGFDATAEVSHDGQSASGDSIMGLLMLAAAMGTTIDVETRGPDAEALADAMAALVAARFGEDM; via the coding sequence ATGTCCGCAACTGTGACGCGCAAGTTGAAGATCGTGAACGTCAAGGGCCTGCACGCACGCGCCTCGGCCAAGCTGGTTGAGGTGGTCGAGGGGTTCGACGCGACCGCCGAAGTCTCGCATGATGGGCAGTCGGCCAGCGGCGACAGCATCATGGGCCTTTTGATGTTGGCAGCCGCGATGGGAACCACTATTGACGTCGAAACGCGCGGCCCCGACGCCGAGGCGCTGGCCGATGCCATGGCCGCCCTTGTCGCGGCCAGGTTCGGCGAAGACATGTAG
- a CDS encoding sensor histidine kinase produces the protein MALAERINVRDSALGRDGDVVLGDDFVAPDNVVEDEVRARRARRSFFSLRESPLTRKIIIFNLIALNILVAGILYLNSSRDGLALQRMSGLVGEAELVANVFEAQIPGHSPVNLVTGDGIDVAATLSALDVQAGAEVFVFDTSGALAGQMTGTATRPGDDARRKPTIITDALSRFWNWLSTPFTSTTDAAAPSGEDLARSQIAVALEQGTQVITGMVDGGAVFSVATPVLQDGTPIAVVAVISATGEIDNLVMSEHERVLQMFLIATLVSIGLSLILASTIAHPLADLAAAAEVGGARNRGTQGAGRIRIPDLTARPDEIGRLSGALRGMVSALYDRIDGNEQFAADVAHEIKNPLASLRSAVGTMRVAKREDQRDKLLDVIDHDVRRLDRLVSDISNASRLDSELVKEEEESFDLLSTMRNLGQYLGEQAGEKGIEFITDFPDRPIVISGLEARLAQVFVNLISNATSFCEDGDAIRIWARRRENRVLIVVEDTGPGIPDQALTKIFQRFYSQRDASDFGNNSGLGLAISKQIVEAHGGVIWAENIRPTDADITSDPLGARFVVGLPV, from the coding sequence GTGGCACTGGCCGAGAGGATTAACGTGCGCGATTCGGCACTGGGACGAGATGGCGACGTTGTCCTGGGCGATGATTTTGTCGCGCCCGATAACGTGGTTGAGGACGAGGTGCGTGCGCGCCGGGCGCGGCGCAGCTTTTTCTCACTGCGCGAGTCGCCTCTGACTCGCAAGATCATTATCTTCAATTTGATAGCGTTGAATATTCTGGTCGCGGGTATCCTCTATCTGAACTCGTCTCGGGACGGTCTGGCACTTCAGCGCATGAGCGGTCTGGTCGGCGAGGCCGAACTGGTGGCGAACGTGTTCGAGGCACAGATACCCGGCCACTCGCCCGTCAACTTGGTAACCGGCGACGGGATCGACGTGGCCGCAACCTTGTCCGCGCTCGATGTTCAGGCGGGTGCAGAAGTGTTCGTCTTCGACACGAGTGGGGCTCTTGCAGGGCAGATGACTGGAACCGCGACGCGCCCCGGCGACGACGCACGCCGCAAACCTACGATCATTACTGATGCCCTCAGCCGGTTCTGGAACTGGCTTTCGACACCGTTCACATCGACTACTGACGCGGCCGCACCCAGCGGTGAAGATTTGGCGCGCAGCCAGATCGCCGTTGCGCTGGAACAGGGCACGCAGGTCATCACCGGAATGGTCGACGGGGGCGCGGTCTTTTCCGTAGCCACGCCGGTTTTGCAGGACGGCACTCCTATCGCTGTCGTCGCCGTGATCAGCGCCACGGGAGAGATCGACAATCTTGTCATGTCCGAGCATGAGCGCGTGCTTCAGATGTTTCTCATCGCGACTCTGGTGTCCATCGGCCTCAGCCTGATTCTGGCATCGACCATTGCACATCCTCTTGCGGACCTTGCGGCCGCCGCTGAAGTCGGCGGCGCGCGAAATCGGGGTACGCAAGGGGCAGGGCGCATCCGGATACCGGATCTGACCGCGCGCCCAGACGAAATCGGGCGCCTGTCCGGTGCGCTGCGCGGCATGGTGTCTGCCCTCTACGATCGCATTGACGGAAATGAGCAGTTCGCCGCAGACGTCGCGCATGAGATCAAGAACCCGCTCGCCAGCCTGCGTAGTGCCGTCGGCACCATGCGCGTCGCCAAGCGCGAGGATCAGCGCGATAAATTGCTGGACGTCATCGATCACGACGTTCGACGATTGGATCGGCTGGTCAGTGACATATCGAATGCGTCCCGCCTCGACAGCGAGTTGGTCAAAGAGGAAGAGGAATCCTTTGATTTGCTGAGCACGATGCGCAATCTGGGCCAGTATCTGGGCGAGCAGGCCGGCGAGAAAGGAATTGAATTCATCACTGATTTTCCGGACCGCCCCATCGTGATCAGTGGCCTTGAGGCGCGCCTTGCGCAGGTTTTTGTCAATCTTATTTCCAACGCCACCAGTTTTTGTGAAGATGGCGATGCGATCCGGATCTGGGCTCGACGCCGTGAGAATCGCGTGCTGATCGTGGTAGAGGACACTGGACCCGGCATTCCCGATCAGGCTTTGACCAAGATCTTCCAGCGTTTCTACTCGCAGCGTGACGCAAGTGATTTCGGCAACAATTCCGGACTCGGACTCGCCATTTCCAAGCAGATCGTCGAGGCGCATGGCGGCGTCATCTGGGCCGAAAATATTCGCCCTACCGACGCCGATATCACGTCCGATCCGCTTGGCGCGCGGTTCGTCGTCGGCCTGCCGGTCTAG
- a CDS encoding ABC transporter permease — protein MNLALLLAIWIIAWRINVWLSGFTTRAARLAVPVIFGATILVLWEVAVNAFAISPILLPPPSAIAATFAASTGLLWQDFVQTAVKGAMTGYLIGCASAVAIAVAIDRFPFLQRGLLPVGNFAAALPIIGLAPILVMWFGFDWQSKAAVVVVMVFFPMLVNTSQGLQEASEMQRDLMRTYGASYWQTLVKLRLPAALPFIFNGLKIATTLALIGAIVAEFFGSPTRGMGFRISISVGQLAMDLVWAEIVVAALAGSAFYGAIALAERALTFWHPSQRSRS, from the coding sequence ATGAACCTCGCGCTGCTGCTCGCCATCTGGATAATCGCGTGGCGCATAAACGTCTGGCTTTCCGGTTTCACAACGCGCGCGGCGCGGCTGGCGGTGCCGGTGATCTTTGGCGCAACGATCCTCGTGCTGTGGGAGGTGGCGGTCAACGCATTCGCTATCAGCCCGATCCTCTTGCCCCCTCCTTCGGCAATCGCCGCGACCTTTGCAGCGTCGACAGGGCTGCTATGGCAGGACTTCGTGCAGACGGCGGTCAAGGGGGCGATGACGGGTTACCTGATCGGTTGCGCCAGCGCGGTCGCCATCGCCGTCGCGATTGATCGCTTTCCATTCCTTCAGCGGGGTCTGTTGCCCGTTGGCAATTTCGCGGCCGCCCTACCGATCATCGGCCTCGCGCCGATCCTGGTGATGTGGTTCGGCTTTGACTGGCAATCCAAGGCGGCAGTGGTTGTCGTGATGGTTTTCTTTCCGATGCTGGTGAACACCTCGCAGGGATTGCAGGAAGCCAGCGAAATGCAGCGCGATCTAATGCGCACTTATGGCGCCAGCTATTGGCAGACATTGGTTAAGCTGCGCCTACCCGCCGCGTTGCCTTTCATCTTTAACGGGCTCAAGATCGCGACGACGCTGGCTCTGATCGGTGCTATCGTGGCCGAATTCTTTGGCTCGCCCACGCGGGGGATGGGGTTTCGCATCTCGATCTCGGTGGGCCAACTGGCCATGGATCTGGTCTGGGCCGAGATCGTCGTGGCCGCGCTGGCCGGATCGGCCTTTTACGGCGCTATCGCGCTGGCCGAGCGGGCACTGACCTTTTGGCACCCGTCGCAGCGGAGCCGATCATGA
- the aroA gene encoding 3-phosphoshikimate 1-carboxyvinyltransferase: MSGHGNPIPMSSAKCGPLTGTANVPGDKSISHRALILGAMAVGETRITGLLEGEDVLDTARAMRAFGAEVTDHGGGAWSVHGVGVGGFAEPENVIDCGNSGTGVRLIMGAMATSPITVTFTGDASLNMRPMARVTDPLALFGAQTVGRVGGRLPMTIVGARDPVPVRYTVPVPSAQVKSAVLLAGLNAPGQTVVIEREATRDHSERMLAGFGAVVTSEDTDEGRVITLTGQPELTPQTITVPRDPSSAAFAVCAALIVPGSDVLVPNIGLNPTRAGLFTTLREMGADLSYENERLEGGEPVADLRARFSQDLKGIEVDPARAASMIDEYPILSVVAAFATGATIMRGVAELRVKESDRIDAMATGLRANGVEVEEGEDWWIVHGRGHGAVPGGATCASHLDHRIAMSFLILGMAANADVGVDDGGPIATSFPIFEPLMAGLGANISRGA, translated from the coding sequence ATGTCCGGCCACGGCAATCCCATCCCAATGAGTTCGGCCAAATGCGGCCCGCTGACCGGCACCGCGAACGTGCCGGGTGATAAATCCATCTCGCATCGCGCACTGATTCTGGGCGCAATGGCGGTGGGCGAGACGCGCATCACCGGCCTGCTGGAGGGCGAGGATGTGCTGGACACAGCGCGCGCCATGCGTGCCTTTGGTGCCGAGGTGACGGACCATGGCGGCGGCGCTTGGTCCGTGCATGGCGTCGGCGTCGGTGGCTTTGCCGAACCCGAAAATGTCATTGACTGCGGCAATTCCGGCACCGGCGTGCGCCTGATCATGGGCGCGATGGCCACGTCGCCGATCACTGTGACCTTCACCGGCGATGCCTCGCTGAATATGCGTCCCATGGCGCGTGTGACCGACCCGCTGGCGTTGTTCGGCGCGCAGACGGTGGGTCGCGTGGGCGGGCGCCTGCCTATGACCATCGTTGGCGCGAGGGATCCTGTGCCGGTTCGCTACACCGTGCCGGTCCCTTCGGCGCAGGTGAAATCCGCGGTTTTGCTGGCGGGCCTCAATGCCCCCGGCCAGACCGTGGTGATCGAACGTGAGGCGACACGCGACCATAGCGAGCGGATGCTGGCAGGCTTTGGTGCGGTCGTCACCAGCGAGGACACGGATGAGGGCCGCGTCATCACCCTGACGGGCCAGCCGGAATTGACGCCTCAAACCATCACTGTGCCGCGCGATCCCAGTTCGGCGGCGTTTGCGGTCTGCGCCGCGTTGATCGTGCCCGGCTCGGACGTGTTGGTGCCGAATATCGGTCTGAATCCCACGCGCGCCGGCCTCTTTACTACGCTGCGTGAAATGGGCGCCGATCTCAGCTATGAGAACGAGCGGCTTGAGGGCGGCGAGCCTGTGGCCGACCTGCGCGCCAGATTCTCGCAGGACCTAAAGGGGATCGAGGTGGACCCGGCCCGCGCCGCGTCGATGATCGACGAATACCCAATTCTGTCCGTCGTCGCCGCCTTCGCGACGGGCGCGACAATTATGCGCGGCGTCGCCGAATTGAGGGTCAAGGAATCCGACCGAATCGACGCGATGGCCACCGGCTTGCGCGCCAACGGGGTCGAGGTCGAAGAGGGCGAGGATTGGTGGATTGTCCATGGACGCGGTCACGGCGCGGTGCCGGGCGGCGCGACCTGCGCCAGCCATCTTGACCACCGCATCGCAATGTCGTTTCTCATCCTTGGCATGGCTGCAAATGCAGATGTCGGCGTCGATGACGGCGGCCCGATCGCTACATCCTTCCCGATTTTTGAGCCGTTGATGGCGGGCCTCGGTGCAAATATCAGCCGTGGCGCCTGA
- a CDS encoding lysophospholipid acyltransferase family protein: MTFPKYDRRSLTYSNSFDAPLTAAIIRGIEWMTGKLSIIRMIRDFERRGAPTGQPFWRASLDTMGIDLLTPEDELSNIPVDGPVVAVANHPHGLVDGMILADLIGRRRTDYKILTRALLTGIDEVAASYMIPVPFPHEPDAQRKSVEMRAKAMAHLKEGGLISVFPSGVVASSDTMFGPTVEREWNVFTAQMIRRSGAKVVPIYFPGSNSRWYQIANRLSSTLRQGLLLHEVVHSCNRPQKPVVGAPVSDERMKMLESDPRGFMTWLRVHTLSLGDKG, from the coding sequence ATGACCTTTCCCAAATATGACCGGCGCAGCCTGACGTATTCCAATTCGTTCGACGCGCCGCTGACTGCGGCCATCATTCGGGGGATCGAATGGATGACAGGCAAGCTGTCGATCATCCGCATGATCCGCGATTTCGAGCGGCGCGGCGCGCCCACCGGCCAGCCCTTCTGGCGTGCCTCACTCGACACGATGGGCATTGATCTGCTGACGCCCGAGGACGAGTTAAGCAACATTCCGGTGGATGGCCCGGTCGTGGCGGTCGCCAACCATCCTCACGGTCTGGTCGATGGCATGATCCTGGCCGATCTGATCGGCCGGCGCCGAACCGACTACAAGATCCTGACCCGCGCGCTGCTAACTGGCATCGACGAGGTAGCGGCCAGCTATATGATCCCGGTGCCGTTTCCGCACGAGCCTGACGCACAGCGCAAATCGGTCGAGATGCGGGCCAAGGCGATGGCCCATCTGAAGGAGGGCGGGCTGATCAGCGTCTTTCCCTCGGGCGTGGTGGCGTCGTCGGATACGATGTTCGGCCCGACTGTCGAGCGGGAGTGGAACGTCTTTACCGCGCAGATGATCCGACGTTCGGGCGCCAAGGTGGTGCCGATTTATTTTCCCGGTTCCAACAGTCGGTGGTATCAGATCGCCAACCGCCTGTCGTCTACGCTACGGCAAGGGTTGCTGCTGCATGAGGTCGTGCACAGTTGTAATCGCCCGCAGAAGCCGGTCGTCGGTGCGCCCGTTAGCGACGAGCGCATGAAGATGCTAGAGAGCGACCCGCGCGGCTTCATGACATGGCTGCGCGTGCATACCTTGTCGCTTGGCGACAAGGGCTGA
- a CDS encoding response regulator transcription factor produces MSKIALVDDDRNILTSVSMTLEAEGFEVETYNDGQQALDAFSKKLPDLAVLDIKMPRMDGMDLLQRLRLKSQLPVIFLTSKDDEIDEVLGLRMGADDYVKKPFSQRLLVERIRSLLRRQDALDGIITPADAEEGKVIDRGELRMDPLRHAVSWKGADVSLTVTEFLLLQALAQRPGFVKSRDQLMDVAYDDQVYVDDRTIDSHVKRLRKKLRQVDPEFSAIETLYGIGYRYNEE; encoded by the coding sequence ATGTCCAAAATCGCGCTTGTGGACGATGACAGGAATATTCTGACATCCGTTTCCATGACCCTCGAGGCCGAAGGCTTTGAGGTCGAAACGTATAATGATGGCCAGCAGGCCCTCGACGCATTTTCCAAGAAACTTCCCGATTTGGCCGTGCTGGACATCAAGATGCCGCGCATGGACGGAATGGACCTGTTGCAGCGGTTGCGGTTGAAGTCGCAGCTGCCGGTGATCTTTCTCACGTCCAAGGATGACGAGATCGACGAAGTGTTGGGCCTGCGCATGGGTGCAGACGATTACGTGAAAAAGCCGTTTTCCCAACGCCTTCTGGTCGAACGTATCCGCTCGCTACTGCGTCGGCAGGACGCGCTGGACGGCATCATAACGCCTGCTGACGCCGAAGAGGGCAAAGTAATCGACCGCGGTGAACTGCGAATGGACCCGCTGCGCCATGCGGTCAGCTGGAAGGGGGCGGACGTGTCGTTGACCGTCACCGAATTCCTGCTGCTCCAGGCCCTAGCGCAGCGTCCCGGTTTCGTCAAAAGCCGCGATCAGCTGATGGACGTCGCTTATGACGATCAGGTTTATGTCGATGACCGAACGATCGACAGCCACGTCAAGCGTTTGCGCAAGAAACTGCGCCAAGTCGACCCAGAATTCTCGGCGATTGAGACGCTCTACGGGATCGGTTACAGGTATAACGAAGAGTAA
- a CDS encoding PTS fructose transporter subunit IIA, with translation MIGIVIVAHGGLAREYLAAVEHVVGPQQGIRAISVDSGDDREAKAAEITQAAHDVDRGSGVAVVTDMFGGSPSNLSLPACRTGDRRMLYGANLPMLIKLAKSRDKALPDAVREALYAARKYTDSQNISVED, from the coding sequence TTGATCGGGATCGTCATAGTCGCCCACGGGGGCCTTGCACGCGAGTATCTGGCCGCGGTCGAACATGTCGTCGGGCCGCAGCAGGGCATCCGCGCCATTTCGGTCGACAGCGGCGATGACCGCGAGGCCAAGGCGGCCGAGATCACGCAGGCCGCCCATGACGTTGATCGTGGATCAGGCGTCGCGGTGGTGACCGACATGTTCGGCGGATCGCCGTCGAACCTTTCGTTGCCGGCCTGCCGCACCGGAGATCGCCGGATGCTCTATGGTGCGAACCTGCCGATGCTGATCAAGCTGGCGAAAAGCCGGGACAAGGCGCTGCCCGACGCGGTGCGCGAAGCTCTTTACGCCGCGCGCAAATATACCGACAGCCAGAACATTTCAGTGGAAGATTGA
- a CDS encoding ABC transporter permease yields the protein MRNVLPILTVVVAILAFWYIAAIPLNAHWAYDKAKRADVQLSATQLVADTWSQKKPKLPVPHQVASEMWDTTGAMVLKGRGFSKRSLIYHSWVTFSATILGFALGTALGIALAVGIVHNRTMDMSVMPWVIASQTVPIIAIAPMIIVVLNAVGISGLLPKAMISMYLSFFPVVVGMVKGLRSPDAMQLDQMRTWNASKAQTFWRLRLPSSMPYLFASLKVAMAASLVGAIIGELPTGAVAGLGARLLAGSYYGQTIQIWSALLMAAVLAATLVGIIGILQRVTLRRMGMT from the coding sequence ATGAGAAACGTCCTGCCCATCCTCACCGTCGTCGTGGCCATCCTCGCATTTTGGTACATTGCCGCGATTCCGCTGAACGCGCATTGGGCTTATGACAAGGCCAAGCGGGCAGACGTCCAGCTAAGCGCGACCCAGCTTGTGGCCGATACCTGGAGCCAGAAAAAGCCGAAGCTGCCGGTACCTCATCAGGTCGCGTCCGAGATGTGGGACACGACTGGCGCCATGGTCCTGAAGGGGCGCGGGTTTTCCAAGCGCTCGCTGATCTATCACAGCTGGGTTACATTCAGCGCGACCATTCTCGGCTTTGCCCTCGGCACTGCTTTGGGAATCGCGCTGGCGGTGGGGATTGTTCACAATCGGACGATGGACATGAGCGTCATGCCGTGGGTCATCGCCAGTCAAACGGTGCCGATCATCGCGATCGCACCGATGATCATCGTAGTGCTGAACGCGGTGGGCATATCGGGCCTGCTGCCCAAGGCGATGATCTCGATGTATCTGTCGTTCTTTCCGGTCGTCGTGGGCATGGTCAAAGGGTTGCGCAGCCCCGACGCGATGCAACTGGATCAGATGCGTACATGGAACGCCAGTAAGGCTCAGACGTTCTGGCGTCTGCGGCTGCCATCGTCGATGCCCTACCTCTTTGCCTCGCTAAAGGTCGCAATGGCAGCCAGCCTGGTCGGCGCGATCATCGGCGAGCTGCCGACAGGCGCGGTAGCGGGCTTGGGCGCGCGCCTCTTGGCTGGAAGCTACTACGGCCAGACGATCCAGATCTGGAGCGCGCTGTTGATGGCCGCTGTTCTGGCCGCCACGCTGGTCGGGATAATCGGCATCTTGCAGCGCGTCACACTGCGCCGCATGGGGATGACGTGA
- a CDS encoding HPr kinase/phosphatase C-terminal domain-containing protein, protein MPDDTPDAVTLHATSVAVAGRAVLIRGASGSGKSALALQLIALGAVLVADDQTCLTRDGDNLMLDAPEAIRGQIEARGVGILNTPSAGPTPAALIVDMDASAAPRLPLDERTSVLGVSLPLVRGSGASHFPAALHLYLKHGRRA, encoded by the coding sequence ATGCCGGACGACACGCCGGATGCGGTGACATTGCATGCAACCAGCGTCGCAGTCGCGGGCCGCGCGGTGCTGATCCGGGGTGCGTCGGGCAGCGGCAAATCGGCACTGGCGTTGCAATTGATTGCGCTGGGGGCCGTTCTGGTCGCAGATGACCAGACCTGCCTGACGCGTGACGGAGATAATTTGATGCTTGATGCACCTGAGGCGATACGCGGCCAGATCGAGGCGCGGGGTGTCGGCATCCTGAATACGCCCTCTGCCGGACCGACGCCCGCCGCGCTGATCGTGGATATGGACGCGTCCGCCGCACCCCGTCTGCCTTTGGATGAGCGGACGAGTGTGCTGGGTGTTTCACTCCCTTTGGTGCGGGGCAGTGGAGCATCGCATTTTCCAGCGGCGCTCCACCTTTATCTCAAGCATGGACGCAGAGCGTGA
- the rapZ gene encoding RNase adapter RapZ, with product MSHEMTDTQHGAAPPLVLVTGPSGAGRSTAIRALEDMGYEAIDNLPLSLLPRLLSAPAGAGAMPERPMALGVDPRNRDFSAEALIDAVERLGALSDRPVQLLFVDCRPDVLLRRFSETRRRHPLAPAESAQIGIAREMDLLRAVRTRADILIDTSELSPQELRAELEQWIGPGGAGRMAVSIHSFSYKRGLPRGVDMVFDCRFLRNPYWEPSLRALDGRAPAVAAFVAADPRFEAFHAQLSQMVQLLLPAYEAEGKSYLSIALGCTGGQHRSVAMAESLARTLAEGGQQVSIRHRELERRASDTLAR from the coding sequence ATGAGCCATGAGATGACAGATACGCAGCACGGCGCCGCCCCCCCCCTGGTGTTGGTCACTGGCCCCTCTGGCGCGGGTCGCAGCACGGCAATTCGCGCGCTGGAAGACATGGGATACGAAGCGATCGACAATTTGCCGCTTAGCCTGCTGCCCCGCCTGCTGAGCGCACCCGCAGGTGCGGGCGCCATGCCCGAGAGGCCGATGGCGCTGGGTGTCGATCCGCGCAACCGCGATTTTTCCGCCGAGGCGCTGATCGACGCGGTCGAGCGGCTTGGCGCGCTCAGTGACCGGCCTGTTCAGCTGCTGTTCGTCGATTGCCGCCCCGACGTGCTGCTGCGCCGCTTTTCCGAGACGCGCCGCCGCCATCCGCTGGCCCCCGCCGAAAGCGCGCAGATCGGCATCGCGCGCGAGATGGACCTCCTGCGCGCCGTGCGCACCCGCGCCGATATCCTGATCGACACCTCCGAACTCAGCCCGCAGGAGCTGCGCGCGGAGTTGGAGCAATGGATCGGCCCCGGCGGGGCAGGGCGCATGGCCGTTTCGATCCATTCGTTTTCCTATAAGCGCGGCCTGCCGCGCGGGGTCGACATGGTTTTCGACTGCCGCTTCTTGCGTAATCCTTATTGGGAGCCGTCCTTGCGTGCGCTCGACGGGCGTGCGCCTGCGGTGGCGGCCTTTGTCGCAGCCGATCCCCGGTTCGAGGCATTTCATGCGCAATTGTCGCAAATGGTGCAGTTGTTGTTGCCCGCCTACGAGGCGGAGGGCAAATCGTATCTGTCGATCGCGCTGGGCTGTACCGGGGGGCAGCATCGCTCGGTCGCAATGGCGGAATCTTTGGCGCGTACCCTTGCAGAAGGTGGCCAGCAGGTGTCAATTAGGCACCGGGAACTGGAGCGCCGCGCAAGCGATACGCTCGCACGGTGA
- a CDS encoding ABC transporter substrate-binding protein: protein MKTTFGLAGLALMGAGAAQAADNVTLQLKWVTQAQFAGYYVAQDQGFYDGENLNVTIKPGGPDIAPAQVIAGGGADVVVDWMPSAMASREKGLDLVNIAQPFKSSGMMLTCRKDTGVETPEDFPGKTLGVWFSGNEYPFLSWMNKLGLATDGSDGGVTVLKQGFNVDPLLQGQAACISTMTYNEYGQVLDAGLTPEELVVFKYEDQGVSTLEDGLYVLGENLEDPDFVDRMARFVRASMKGWKWAEENPEEAALIVLDNDASGAQTEEHQVRMMKEVAKLTAGSDGALDPTDFQRTISSLLSGGSDPVITKDPGDAAWTHAVTDKALN, encoded by the coding sequence ATGAAAACCACATTCGGCCTTGCCGGCCTCGCACTGATGGGCGCGGGCGCCGCGCAGGCGGCGGATAACGTCACGTTGCAACTGAAATGGGTCACGCAGGCGCAATTCGCCGGATATTACGTAGCGCAGGATCAGGGATTCTACGACGGAGAGAACCTGAACGTCACGATCAAGCCAGGTGGGCCAGACATCGCCCCCGCTCAGGTTATCGCTGGCGGCGGCGCTGACGTGGTCGTCGATTGGATGCCCTCGGCCATGGCAAGCCGCGAAAAGGGGCTGGATCTGGTGAACATCGCCCAGCCATTTAAATCGTCGGGCATGATGCTGACCTGCCGTAAGGATACCGGCGTCGAGACGCCAGAGGATTTCCCCGGCAAGACGTTGGGCGTCTGGTTCAGCGGCAATGAATACCCGTTCCTCAGCTGGATGAATAAACTGGGCCTTGCGACGGATGGCTCGGATGGCGGCGTGACCGTTCTCAAGCAGGGCTTTAACGTCGATCCGTTACTGCAAGGGCAGGCCGCCTGCATTTCGACCATGACCTATAACGAGTATGGTCAAGTGCTGGACGCGGGCCTTACCCCCGAAGAGCTGGTCGTCTTCAAGTACGAGGATCAGGGCGTCTCGACGCTGGAGGATGGACTATATGTGCTGGGGGAAAACCTCGAAGACCCGGACTTCGTTGACCGCATGGCCCGCTTTGTGCGCGCCTCGATGAAAGGCTGGAAATGGGCCGAGGAAAACCCCGAAGAGGCCGCGTTAATCGTGCTGGATAACGATGCCAGCGGCGCGCAAACCGAAGAACATCAGGTGCGCATGATGAAGGAAGTCGCCAAGCTGACGGCCGGTAGCGACGGCGCGCTGGACCCTACCGATTTCCAGCGGACGATTTCTTCGTTGCTCTCAGGCGGCTCCGACCCCGTCATTACCAAAGATCCAGGCGACGCTGCTTGGACCCACGCGGTGACAGACAAGGCACTGAACTAA